In the Nicotiana tabacum cultivar K326 chromosome 16, ASM71507v2, whole genome shotgun sequence genome, one interval contains:
- the LOC107789386 gene encoding PLASTID TRANSCRIPTIONALLY ACTIVE protein 6, chloroplastic, protein MSAAQLFFPLPPNLSTFSTTPSSQALFTISFAKTISSNPNSVKQSLTTKRRRDFRVFADDGDADGGGPDDYDMDEDEVEEADNKKDFDVDYDTLLGGASLTVAATGDDIAMVHSSSFVFTQGWDSEKIVDYRINEEEFHKISLLDCDFFIRKPPDPDNDVYDFREMYVTPPDTDIYAIPRVLAPMPQKYIRCAMSDYGCYNVTEPPIDAPRDPMYKSEREVSKVFLTKHYRNRRAGDPEFALDFEEIYVIDSKTKSITRAKVVVTVPGGRNRDRKNDLLVIRDNGTSFKIIPSEERDDPTTVIEKEEWKKSRQDMERHLRKLRDFSVSNWF, encoded by the exons ATGAGCGCTGCTCAGCTTTTCTTCCCGCTTCCACCAAACCTTTCAACCTTCTCCACTACACCTTCTTCACAAGCCCTTTTCACCATTTCGTTTGCTAAGACAATTTCCAGCAACCCCAATTCTGTTAAACAAAGTTTAACCACAAAAAGGAGGCGGGATTTCAGGGTATTCGCCGACGACGGGGATGCAGACGGGGGAGGACCAGATGATTACGATATGGACGAGGATGAGGTGGAAGAAGCAGACAATAAAAAAGATTTTGATGTTGACTATGATACCCTCTTAGGTGGTGCTTCTTTAACTGTTGCTGCTACTGGTGATGACATTGCGATGGTTCATAGCAGTAGCTTTGTGTTTACTCAAGGATGGGACTCCGAGAAAATCGTGGATTATAGAATTAATGAGGAGGAGTTTCATAAAATTAGCCTCCTTGATTGTGATTTCTTCATTCGTAAACCTCCTGACCCTGATAATGATGTTTATGACTTTCGTGAG ATGTATGTTACGCCACCAGATACGGATATATATGCCATTCCCAGAGTTCTTGCACCAATGCCTCAGAAG TATATTAGGTGTGCAATGAGTGATTATGGGTGCTACAACGTGACAGAGCCTCCCATTGATGCACCTAGAGATCCTATGTATAAATCAGAAAGGGAAGTTTCCAAG GTATTCTTAACAAAGCATTACAGAAACCGCAGGGCTGGTGATCCAGAATTTGCTCttgattttgaagaaatataCGTTATTGATTCGAAAACCAAATCAATCACAAGAGCCAAAGTAGTG gTGACAGTTCCTGGAGGAAGAAACAGGGACAGAAAGAATGATTTGCTTGTCATCCGTGATAATGGGACCTCGTTCAAAATTATACCATCA GAGGAAAGAGATGATCCAACCACTGTGATAGAGAAAGAGGAATGGAAGAAGTCAAGGCAAGACATGGAAAGACACCTTAGGAAGCTAAGGGACTTCAGTGTTTCAAATTGGTTTTAG